Proteins co-encoded in one Desulfitobacterium hafniense DCB-2 genomic window:
- a CDS encoding response regulator — MTDELTVLLIEDDRYISNFVAVSLKKEGYKVTVAESADEGLFLFTSNHPDMVLLDLGLPDKDGLVVIREIRGFSGTPILVVSAREQEKEKIEALDLGADDYITKPFHMGELLARIRAVKRRLQQQLAPPSLSVFSCDYLTVDYEKRKVLVDGNEVHLTPMEYKLLQLMIANKGKVLTHNYIVKEVWGYSETGDTKTIRVFMANLRRKIEKNIAKPRFILTEIGVGYRFVDE, encoded by the coding sequence ATGACGGATGAACTCACTGTGTTGCTGATTGAGGATGATAGGTATATTTCAAACTTCGTCGCGGTTTCCCTCAAAAAGGAGGGCTATAAGGTCACGGTTGCCGAAAGCGCGGATGAAGGGCTGTTTTTATTTACATCCAATCATCCGGATATGGTATTACTGGATCTCGGACTGCCGGATAAGGACGGGCTGGTGGTCATCAGAGAAATTCGCGGCTTTTCCGGTACGCCAATACTTGTGGTATCGGCAAGAGAGCAGGAAAAAGAAAAGATCGAAGCATTGGACTTGGGAGCGGACGATTATATTACGAAACCTTTCCATATGGGCGAGCTGCTGGCGAGAATCCGCGCGGTTAAGAGAAGGCTCCAGCAACAATTGGCGCCTCCATCCCTATCCGTTTTTTCCTGTGATTACTTAACGGTGGATTATGAAAAACGCAAAGTCCTCGTTGATGGGAATGAGGTCCATTTAACTCCGATGGAATACAAATTGCTGCAGCTCATGATTGCCAACAAGGGGAAGGTTCTGACCCACAACTATATCGTTAAGGAAGTATGGGGCTATAGTGAAACAGGCGATACGAAAACTATCCGGGTTTTTATGGCCAATCTGCGGCGTAAAATAGAGAAGAACATTGCAAAGCCGCGATTTATACTGACTGAAATCGGGGTCGGCTATCGTTTTGTCGACGAATAG
- a CDS encoding TrkH family potassium uptake protein, translated as MMFLGKFRANSIQMIALGFAGIILIGTLLLSLPAASRDGASLPFIDALFTSASATCVTGLVVHDTYTQFSLFGQIVILCLIQIGGLGFMTVATLFLMMARRKIGLAERGVLTESVSAFQIGGIVRLIRRIIICTAIVEGMGAILLAIRFCPQMGVATGVYYAVFHSISAFCNAGFDLMGRFAPYTSLIPYQSDVLVNLTIMTLIVIGGLGFVVWDDIMEHKLRYVRYKLHTKIVLLSTAFLIIGGAILFYAMEQGNVLAAMHPIDKLLASLFQSITPRTAGFNTVDTAALTEGGTVLSMLLMLIGASPGSTGGGIKTTTIMVILLATISYIRNTDDINIFHRRLENNTIKRAYCSTTIYIMLSILGIFLLITTQGLPVKDAAFETLSALGTVGLSTGITRELDTLSRMVIILLMYSGRVGSLTLLMAVMMGTKSKLRNPEEKIIIG; from the coding sequence ATGATGTTTTTAGGGAAATTCAGAGCCAATTCCATACAGATGATCGCGCTTGGTTTTGCCGGTATCATATTGATAGGAACGCTTCTTCTATCGCTCCCCGCCGCCAGCAGGGACGGAGCTTCTCTCCCGTTTATCGATGCTTTGTTTACTTCCGCTTCCGCCACCTGCGTGACAGGGTTGGTTGTGCATGATACATATACGCAATTCAGCCTGTTCGGCCAGATCGTGATCTTATGCCTGATTCAAATCGGCGGATTGGGTTTTATGACGGTGGCTACTCTCTTTTTGATGATGGCCCGGCGCAAGATCGGTCTTGCGGAACGGGGTGTTTTGACGGAGTCGGTCAGCGCTTTTCAAATAGGCGGTATTGTGCGATTGATTCGACGCATAATCATCTGTACTGCGATAGTTGAGGGCATGGGTGCGATATTGTTGGCTATTCGCTTTTGTCCTCAGATGGGTGTAGCGACAGGCGTTTATTATGCCGTATTCCATTCGATATCCGCCTTTTGCAATGCGGGCTTTGACCTGATGGGAAGATTTGCCCCATACACATCTCTGATACCTTATCAGAGCGATGTGCTGGTCAATCTGACGATTATGACGCTGATCGTCATCGGCGGACTTGGGTTTGTGGTCTGGGATGATATCATGGAGCACAAGCTGCGTTACGTACGCTATAAGCTTCATACCAAGATTGTTCTGCTGTCGACGGCGTTTTTAATTATCGGCGGCGCAATTCTGTTCTATGCCATGGAACAGGGCAACGTGCTCGCGGCGATGCACCCGATCGATAAGCTGCTGGCCTCGCTCTTCCAATCGATCACGCCAAGAACAGCCGGTTTTAACACGGTGGATACTGCTGCGTTAACTGAAGGCGGCACGGTTTTGTCCATGCTGCTGATGTTAATCGGAGCATCTCCCGGTTCTACAGGCGGCGGTATCAAGACGACCACCATCATGGTCATCTTGCTGGCGACGATATCCTACATCAGGAATACGGACGACATCAATATTTTCCACAGGAGATTGGAGAACAATACGATCAAACGGGCCTATTGCAGTACGACAATATACATTATGTTATCGATTTTGGGCATATTTTTGCTCATTACTACGCAGGGATTGCCTGTGAAAGATGCGGCTTTTGAAACGCTGTCGGCCCTTGGCACGGTAGGGCTGTCCACAGGGATCACACGAGAATTGGATACGCTGTCACGCATGGTCATCATACTGCTCATGTACAGCGGGCGCGTAGGCAGCCTGACATTGTTAATGGCTGTAATGATGGGAACGAAATCGAAGCTTAGAAATCCGGAAGAAAAGATTATCATCGGCTAG
- a CDS encoding class I SAM-dependent methyltransferase, which produces MRNNKKFWDRYSGLYDFEINRFNKAAYEEMYSLMSEVLRADMRVLEVATGTGLMALGIAKFVRQVEATDFSPKMIETAKKKIAPANVRFSLEDATALSFANDSFDAVIISNALHIMPDPEATLASIRRVLKPDGLLIAPTFAHGHLKNSTWNLNARILKLIGFETYSKWTPEEYTGFIEKNGFSVGRRKVLRAAFPLVYLEATKVSQSL; this is translated from the coding sequence ATGCGCAACAACAAAAAATTTTGGGACCGGTATTCCGGGCTGTATGACTTCGAGATTAATCGGTTTAACAAAGCGGCATACGAAGAAATGTACAGTCTGATGTCGGAAGTGCTGAGAGCCGATATGCGGGTTTTGGAAGTCGCCACCGGAACCGGTTTGATGGCCCTTGGCATAGCCAAATTTGTCCGGCAAGTTGAGGCGACGGACTTCTCCCCCAAGATGATTGAAACCGCAAAAAAGAAAATTGCTCCGGCAAATGTTAGATTTTCCCTCGAAGACGCTACGGCGTTATCCTTTGCGAATGACTCGTTTGATGCGGTCATCATTTCCAATGCCTTGCATATTATGCCAGACCCCGAAGCAACCCTTGCGAGTATCCGCAGGGTACTGAAACCTGACGGATTACTGATCGCGCCGACCTTTGCCCATGGGCACCTGAAAAACTCTACCTGGAATCTGAACGCCAGAATACTGAAACTTATCGGGTTTGAAACTTACTCGAAGTGGACACCGGAGGAATATACCGGGTTTATTGAGAAAAATGGTTTTTCTGTTGGCCGGCGGAAAGTATTAAGAGCCGCCTTTCCGCTTGTCTATCTTGAGGCGACTAAAGTCAGTCAATCTTTATAA
- a CDS encoding DEAD/DEAH box helicase, producing the protein MLLNELKIINPIQKALAAQGYSEATPIQAEAIPHLLEGLDLLGCAQTGTGKTAAFAIPILQSLAMGQGLLKGKRQIRALVLAPTRELATQIAESFTAYGVNLPLRTLVIFGGVGQAPQTRKLEKGIDILVATPGRLLDLINQGFIDLSHVEHFVLDETDQMLDMGMLHDVKRIITYLPRERQNMLFSATMPVEIEKLADTILKGPVKIAMTPEFSPLDIIEQEVYFVDKANKAALLTYWLKNNEYDSVLVFSRTKHGADKIVKELNKKGFTAVAIHGNKSQANREQALHAFKKRKTRILVATDIAARGLDIQELSHVINYNLPEVPETYIHRIGRTGRAGLGGKAITFCDFEEKPLLRDIQKRIGKTLPEVKEHPYPLVNTVIVPKAKTSQQAAAARPQKPATAKTAAYSQQGAHRAKPNPRKIL; encoded by the coding sequence GTGTTATTAAACGAACTAAAGATAATCAATCCGATTCAAAAGGCGCTGGCAGCGCAAGGATATTCAGAGGCAACCCCTATCCAGGCTGAGGCGATTCCGCACCTGCTTGAGGGGCTGGATTTGTTGGGATGTGCCCAAACAGGCACGGGCAAGACCGCCGCTTTTGCAATTCCGATCTTGCAAAGCCTTGCCATGGGGCAGGGTTTGCTAAAAGGCAAAAGACAGATCAGAGCCTTAGTTCTCGCACCGACCCGGGAACTGGCGACTCAAATCGCAGAGTCCTTCACTGCTTACGGAGTCAACCTGCCCCTAAGGACGCTGGTCATTTTTGGCGGTGTAGGGCAGGCCCCGCAAACAAGGAAACTGGAAAAGGGAATTGATATCCTGGTGGCAACCCCGGGCAGACTGCTTGACTTAATCAACCAAGGATTTATCGATTTAAGCCATGTGGAACATTTTGTGCTTGATGAGACTGATCAAATGCTGGATATGGGTATGCTTCACGACGTAAAAAGGATTATCACTTACCTGCCCAGGGAAAGGCAGAACATGTTGTTTTCAGCAACTATGCCGGTTGAAATAGAAAAGCTCGCGGATACCATCTTAAAAGGACCTGTGAAGATTGCAATGACGCCGGAATTTTCTCCGCTTGATATCATTGAACAGGAAGTTTATTTTGTGGATAAGGCCAACAAGGCGGCTCTGTTGACTTATTGGCTGAAAAACAACGAATATGATTCTGTGCTCGTATTTTCGCGGACAAAACATGGTGCAGATAAAATAGTAAAAGAACTGAATAAAAAGGGATTTACAGCAGTAGCAATTCACGGAAACAAATCTCAAGCCAACAGGGAGCAGGCTTTGCATGCTTTTAAAAAACGGAAAACAAGAATTCTTGTTGCAACAGATATTGCTGCCCGCGGGCTGGATATCCAAGAACTTTCTCATGTCATCAATTACAACCTGCCGGAGGTTCCTGAAACCTATATTCACAGGATTGGTCGTACAGGCAGAGCCGGCCTCGGCGGCAAGGCAATTACGTTTTGTGACTTTGAAGAAAAGCCCTTATTGCGCGACATTCAAAAACGAATCGGTAAAACATTACCCGAAGTGAAGGAGCATCCCTATCCATTGGTCAACACCGTTATCGTGCCAAAAGCAAAGACATCTCAGCAAGCAGCTGCGGCAAGGCCTCAAAAGCCCGCCACAGCCAAGACGGCAGCCTATTCCCAACAAGGTGCACATAGAGCAAAGCCAAATCCCCGGAAGATCTTATAG
- a CDS encoding VOC family protein — MITPYLTFNGNCKDALNFYRAVFNCDEPKILPYGDYMPEGSKTPPELLSTWVMHAEMIVCGTNVWFADEAAPPKNGDNIKLTATVPTGKEATAIFDVLCVGGEVTLPPTETFYSVFHAAVRDKFGVNWNVVAEEGPKQVKG, encoded by the coding sequence ATGATTACACCTTACCTTACATTCAACGGGAACTGCAAAGATGCGCTGAATTTCTACCGCGCCGTCTTCAATTGTGACGAACCAAAAATTCTGCCCTACGGTGACTATATGCCGGAGGGCTCAAAGACGCCGCCTGAATTGCTGAGTACTTGGGTCATGCACGCTGAGATGATCGTCTGTGGTACGAACGTCTGGTTTGCCGATGAAGCTGCACCACCCAAGAACGGTGATAACATCAAGCTAACCGCCACGGTACCTACGGGCAAGGAAGCGACGGCTATCTTCGACGTGCTTTGCGTGGGTGGCGAGGTGACGCTCCCGCCGACCGAGACCTTCTACAGTGTGTTCCATGCCGCAGTAAGAGACAAATTTGGCGTGAACTGGAACGTCGTCGCTGAGGAAGGACCAAAGCAAGTGAAGGGATGA
- the rlmD gene encoding 23S rRNA (uracil(1939)-C(5))-methyltransferase RlmD, with the protein MSKNSMDTKPMVKKSADTHRPITIECLRLSSDGSGVGYHEGKATFVSGLLPGETGQIRIVEEKKNWQRGQLLSLCKTSAERIEPPCSVFGRCGGCQLQHLNYAQTLLWKKRWVEDALTRIGKIPLEKVKVHPTLGMDEPWRYRNKARLHRGEGNTLGYYQEKSKATVPFTDCLLISESMNRWVREAEAILGQQDKNLFPDLNALTFRENSQGEGMLILDSLKDVRQADVWSEMGGGTHSVWGINSSGEPERIAGQKEFTEDVLGARFKISPLAFLQVNPVQTRKLYNKVLDWAELSTEKVVWDLYCGIGTITLALAAKAKKVWGIEENPYAVEDARENAKRNRVNNVEFMVGKAEDTFQQIGDYPHIVVLDPPRAGAHRKVLEGLLELKPEQIIYVSCDAGTLARDLGILQNGGYRVVEVQPVDMFPWTVSVESIIVMTYSGQKGK; encoded by the coding sequence GTGAGCAAAAACTCAATGGATACAAAACCTATGGTTAAGAAATCGGCCGATACCCATCGTCCGATTACTATAGAATGTCTGCGCCTTTCTTCAGATGGCTCCGGGGTGGGATATCATGAAGGAAAAGCTACCTTCGTTTCCGGATTACTGCCGGGGGAGACAGGGCAGATTCGCATCGTGGAAGAGAAAAAGAACTGGCAAAGAGGTCAACTGCTGAGCCTCTGCAAAACCTCGGCAGAGCGAATCGAACCACCCTGTTCGGTGTTCGGCCGATGCGGCGGTTGTCAGCTGCAGCACCTCAATTATGCCCAGACCCTGCTCTGGAAAAAGCGCTGGGTAGAAGATGCTCTGACCAGGATTGGCAAAATCCCTCTGGAAAAAGTCAAAGTCCATCCAACCTTGGGTATGGATGAACCCTGGCGTTACCGGAACAAAGCGCGGCTTCATCGCGGAGAGGGGAATACGCTTGGCTATTATCAGGAAAAAAGCAAAGCGACAGTTCCCTTCACCGATTGCCTTCTGATCAGTGAATCGATGAACCGGTGGGTCCGGGAAGCCGAGGCAATTCTTGGCCAACAGGATAAAAATCTCTTTCCTGACCTGAACGCGCTGACCTTCCGGGAAAATTCCCAGGGGGAAGGGATGTTGATTCTGGACTCTTTGAAGGATGTCCGACAGGCTGATGTATGGTCAGAGATGGGCGGGGGAACCCACTCGGTTTGGGGTATCAACAGTTCGGGTGAGCCGGAGCGAATCGCTGGTCAAAAAGAATTTACCGAGGATGTGCTGGGGGCTAGGTTTAAGATCTCCCCGCTGGCCTTCCTGCAGGTGAACCCGGTTCAAACCCGTAAACTTTACAACAAAGTGCTGGACTGGGCGGAACTTTCCACCGAGAAAGTGGTCTGGGATCTTTACTGCGGAATCGGAACCATTACCCTGGCTTTAGCTGCCAAGGCCAAAAAGGTCTGGGGAATTGAAGAAAACCCCTATGCCGTGGAAGATGCCAGGGAAAATGCCAAGCGCAACAGAGTGAATAATGTGGAGTTTATGGTCGGCAAAGCGGAGGACACCTTTCAGCAGATCGGAGACTATCCCCATATCGTAGTCCTTGATCCGCCCCGGGCCGGAGCCCACCGGAAAGTGCTGGAGGGATTGCTGGAGCTAAAGCCAGAGCAGATCATTTATGTTTCCTGTGATGCGGGGACTTTGGCCCGGGATCTGGGGATACTGCAGAACGGTGGGTATAGGGTGGTAGAGGTACAGCCGGTGGATATGTTTCCCTGGACAGTGAGTGTGGAGAGCATAATAGTGATGACGTATAGTGGTCAAAAGGGCAAATAA
- a CDS encoding sialate O-acetylesterase, whose translation MIHSFLMIGQSNMAGRGFLNDVPPIYNERIKMLRNGLFQFMEEPINYDRSIAGVGLAASFAAAWCKKNKRDEIGLIPCAEGGSSLDDWSVDDALFANAIAQTKLAQRISTLDGIIWHQGEAESHSGKYRDYYDKFFVIIERLRQVLDVPEIPLIIGGLGDYLGHGIMGGYFNEYSQVNEELKRFAHSHNNCYYVTAEGLTCNPDGIHLNAVSQRIFGLRYYEAYDQKCHILGPVRNENSANEIDNDRPHTKAEKAQMINVLFFGGKISFEEYQQKMSQIGD comes from the coding sequence ATGATTCATTCTTTTTTAATGATCGGACAGTCAAATATGGCTGGCCGGGGCTTTTTAAACGATGTTCCACCTATTTATAATGAACGCATCAAGATGCTCCGAAATGGGCTTTTTCAATTTATGGAGGAGCCCATAAATTATGATCGCTCAATTGCCGGTGTTGGTCTTGCGGCATCTTTTGCCGCTGCATGGTGTAAGAAAAACAAGCGGGATGAAATAGGTCTTATTCCCTGCGCCGAGGGAGGCAGCAGTCTTGATGATTGGTCAGTGGACGATGCACTCTTTGCCAATGCCATAGCACAGACAAAGCTTGCTCAGCGTATTAGCACATTGGACGGAATAATCTGGCACCAAGGAGAAGCTGAGTCTCATTCGGGAAAGTATCGTGACTATTACGATAAGTTCTTTGTAATTATTGAAAGACTGCGCCAAGTACTTGATGTTCCGGAAATTCCTCTGATCATTGGCGGTCTTGGTGACTATCTTGGCCACGGCATAATGGGAGGGTATTTTAATGAATACAGCCAAGTCAATGAAGAACTTAAAAGGTTTGCCCACAGTCATAACAACTGTTACTATGTCACAGCTGAGGGATTGACTTGTAATCCGGACGGTATTCATTTGAACGCTGTATCTCAAAGGATTTTTGGTCTGCGCTACTATGAAGCTTATGACCAAAAATGTCATATTCTTGGGCCTGTTAGAAATGAAAACAGCGCGAATGAGATAGATAACGATAGACCACATACCAAGGCCGAAAAAGCACAGATGATCAACGTACTCTTTTTTGGTGGAAAGATTTCTTTTGAAGAATACCAGCAGAAGATGTCACAAATCGGTGACTAA
- a CDS encoding M55 family metallopeptidase: protein MKIYISADIEGISGIVAVNQVLPGERDYQRSRELMTQEVNAAIEGAVEVGATEIVVNDFHGAGTNILIESLNNKAQLITGSSRKGAMMEGLDASFDAVIFIGYHSRMNVSGVLSHSFHGGVVSNTNINDKDVGEFYMNACVAGYFNVPVVLVSGDNILEEEVKDVHATIETVVVKTSYGRYAAKCLTPSVVFEKIKEKSKAALIKARNIAPVKIRGPLEMKITFLNSGQAEWASIMPGAELVGSNIVSYNGKTIMDSYRALTAMIKIANSN, encoded by the coding sequence GTGAAAATATATATTTCAGCCGATATTGAAGGAATAAGCGGAATTGTTGCTGTTAATCAGGTATTGCCTGGGGAGCGGGATTACCAGAGATCAAGAGAACTTATGACCCAAGAGGTGAATGCAGCCATCGAAGGAGCTGTTGAGGTTGGTGCAACAGAAATCGTGGTTAATGATTTTCATGGTGCAGGAACTAATATACTTATAGAATCTTTAAACAATAAGGCTCAATTAATTACTGGTTCGTCGCGTAAGGGTGCTATGATGGAAGGATTAGATGCATCGTTTGATGCAGTCATATTTATAGGCTATCATTCCAGAATGAATGTAAGCGGGGTTTTGAGTCACTCTTTCCATGGCGGTGTGGTTTCAAACACTAATATAAATGATAAAGATGTTGGCGAGTTTTATATGAATGCATGTGTTGCCGGTTATTTTAATGTTCCAGTTGTTTTGGTATCAGGTGATAACATTCTGGAGGAGGAAGTAAAAGACGTGCATGCTACCATTGAAACAGTTGTAGTTAAAACGTCATATGGAAGGTATGCAGCAAAATGTTTAACACCCTCTGTAGTATTTGAAAAAATAAAAGAAAAAAGTAAAGCTGCCTTAATCAAGGCAAGGAATATTGCTCCTGTAAAAATACGAGGGCCACTTGAAATGAAAATTACTTTCTTGAACAGCGGTCAAGCAGAATGGGCATCAATAATGCCTGGGGCAGAGCTTGTTGGCTCTAATATTGTATCGTATAATGGAAAAACAATTATGGATAGTTATAGAGCATTAACAGCTATGATAAAGATCGCAAATAGTAATTAA
- a CDS encoding VOC family protein codes for MKKIVPSLWFGDNNCEEAINYYVNVFPNSEIQKIVRYPNEALDEHFKGMSGKIITAEFTLNGQKYLALDGGPYFHFNEAISMTIECEDQDEIDYFWDKLSHVKEAEQCGWAKDKFGLSWQIVPYNMRALTGTDAQIQAMMKMQKIIIRELEEAGSL; via the coding sequence ATGAAAAAGATAGTACCGTCATTATGGTTCGGTGACAATAATTGTGAAGAGGCAATAAATTACTACGTCAATGTATTCCCCAATTCTGAAATACAGAAAATTGTAAGGTATCCCAATGAAGCTCTTGATGAACATTTTAAAGGTATGTCTGGTAAAATAATAACTGCTGAATTTACATTAAACGGACAAAAGTATCTTGCGCTGGACGGTGGCCCATACTTCCATTTTAACGAAGCCATATCAATGACGATCGAGTGTGAAGACCAGGATGAGATCGATTACTTTTGGGATAAGCTGTCTCATGTCAAAGAGGCGGAGCAATGTGGTTGGGCTAAGGATAAGTTTGGTCTGTCCTGGCAGATCGTACCCTATAACATGAGAGCCTTAACCGGCACGGACGCTCAAATACAGGCGATGATGAAAATGCAAAAGATCATCATCAGGGAACTTGAGGAAGCCGGGTCTCTTTAA
- a CDS encoding sensor histidine kinase, with product MTINRKNREISRSVMKVLVVLTLSLLGSLLIARLGAGRESILMMFLLGVLFVTILTNGYIYGIAASVAGVVLFDFFFTEPRYAFLIYSAVDVMLLLFFLVTAVVSGTITSRLQKQISISHQSELTARLLYKVAEDFLHITGKRNIILRGIKYIYDHTGYASRVILDGDDQEYFSEQYAQSDMEGLTIPIQGVAKQMGSLTLYCGRDELTFQQELVVKTVATQLGAALDREYSYREREEIRVAMERERLRSTLLRSVAHDLRTPLTALTGASSLLTDKFEQLSLEEQKKLAADISEEMIWLANFVENILNMTRIGEGQLFLHKEDEVVDDVVNEATSHMSRILQNRHLEVSLPNEVISLPMDGKLVVQVLVNLLDNAVKHTPLDSCIDLKVGILGNDVVFEVCDNGNGIAEDIMNRLFDGFTTPKNNIIDGKRGMGLGLAICKAIVEAHGGAIRAENQPAGGARFVFSLPNGGE from the coding sequence GTGACGATAAACAGGAAAAACAGAGAAATCTCCCGTTCGGTAATGAAGGTGCTGGTTGTACTGACGTTATCCCTGTTAGGTTCGCTCCTGATCGCCAGACTTGGCGCAGGCAGAGAAAGCATACTCATGATGTTTCTGCTTGGCGTTCTGTTTGTAACGATACTGACCAATGGATATATTTATGGCATTGCTGCATCCGTGGCCGGCGTGGTATTGTTCGATTTTTTCTTTACGGAGCCACGTTATGCCTTTTTGATCTACAGTGCGGTAGACGTGATGCTGTTGCTGTTCTTTCTTGTAACCGCCGTTGTTTCGGGCACGATCACCTCCCGCCTGCAAAAGCAAATAAGCATTTCCCATCAGAGCGAGCTGACGGCGAGGTTGCTCTATAAAGTGGCCGAAGATTTCCTGCATATCACAGGAAAACGCAATATCATTCTGCGGGGAATTAAGTACATCTATGATCATACAGGATATGCAAGCCGCGTTATCCTGGACGGGGATGATCAGGAATATTTCAGCGAACAGTATGCCCAATCAGATATGGAAGGGCTCACAATTCCCATACAAGGCGTTGCAAAGCAAATGGGATCGCTCACCTTATATTGCGGAAGGGATGAGTTGACCTTCCAGCAGGAACTGGTAGTAAAAACCGTGGCGACACAGCTTGGGGCCGCGTTGGACAGAGAGTACAGCTATCGTGAACGGGAAGAAATACGGGTCGCTATGGAGCGGGAGCGCTTGCGCAGTACGCTGCTGCGTTCGGTGGCCCATGATTTGCGTACCCCGCTCACGGCGCTCACCGGTGCAAGCTCGCTGCTAACGGACAAATTTGAGCAATTATCGCTTGAAGAGCAAAAAAAGCTGGCCGCCGACATTAGCGAAGAAATGATCTGGCTGGCCAATTTTGTAGAGAACATATTGAATATGACGCGTATAGGAGAAGGCCAGCTTTTTTTGCACAAAGAGGACGAGGTTGTGGATGATGTTGTGAACGAAGCGACTTCTCATATGTCTCGAATTCTGCAAAACAGACATTTAGAGGTTTCGTTGCCCAATGAGGTGATTTCATTACCCATGGACGGCAAGCTTGTCGTGCAGGTTCTTGTAAATTTACTGGACAACGCCGTCAAGCATACACCCCTTGACAGCTGTATTGATCTTAAAGTAGGTATATTGGGAAATGACGTGGTATTTGAAGTCTGTGATAATGGAAATGGCATTGCCGAAGATATCATGAACAGGCTGTTTGATGGGTTTACAACCCCAAAAAACAATATTATTGATGGAAAACGCGGAATGGGGCTGGGTCTTGCAATTTGCAAGGCTATTGTAGAAGCTCATGGCGGAGCGATCCGGGCGGAAAATCAGCCGGCCGGAGGCGCCCGTTTTGTGTTCTCCCTTCCAAATGGAGGTGAATAA
- a CDS encoding potassium channel family protein: MKTVLIIGIGRFGKHLATRMTELGNEVMIVDKEEEKINDLLPCVTRAHIGDCMDEKLLRSLGVSNFDICFVCIGDNFQASLEITSLLKEFGAKYVVSKADRTIHEKFLLRNGANEVIHPERDVALKAARKYSARNVLDYFELAEDFSIFEIEVPDNWVDKSIKQVNVRSRYNINIIAIKKNGKIIPVTSAEHVFMKNQHLIIAGNTKDCSRILDMK; this comes from the coding sequence ATGAAAACAGTATTGATCATCGGCATTGGCAGGTTTGGAAAGCATTTGGCCACAAGGATGACGGAGCTTGGCAATGAAGTCATGATCGTCGATAAGGAAGAGGAAAAGATAAACGACCTGCTGCCCTGCGTCACGCGTGCCCATATCGGCGATTGTATGGATGAAAAGCTGCTGCGTTCTTTGGGCGTAAGCAACTTTGACATATGCTTTGTATGCATCGGCGATAATTTTCAAGCGTCTTTGGAAATCACATCGTTGCTGAAGGAGTTTGGAGCAAAGTATGTGGTATCAAAAGCAGACAGAACGATTCATGAAAAGTTCCTGCTGCGCAACGGAGCCAACGAGGTCATTCATCCCGAGCGGGACGTGGCGCTGAAGGCCGCACGGAAATATAGCGCGCGCAATGTCCTTGACTATTTTGAATTGGCAGAGGATTTTTCGATCTTTGAGATCGAGGTGCCGGATAACTGGGTAGATAAAAGCATTAAACAGGTAAATGTCCGTTCCAGATATAATATCAATATCATCGCTATAAAGAAAAACGGGAAAATAATCCCCGTTACCAGCGCCGAGCATGTTTTTATGAAGAACCAGCACCTGATCATCGCAGGAAATACGAAAGACTGCTCCCGTATACTGGATATGAAATAA